The Helianthus annuus cultivar XRQ/B chromosome 16, HanXRQr2.0-SUNRISE, whole genome shotgun sequence genome includes a window with the following:
- the LOC110915220 gene encoding integrin-linked protein kinase 1, translated as MEGKGKVRFTLGKQSSMAPERELESDSDDGMEEIDPRVRLMFFASEGDLEGIKKLMKSGTDVNFRDIDNRTALHVAACQGFTDVAELLLEGGAEVDPKDKWGSTPLADAIHYKNQGVVKLLEKHGAKHLMAPMHVNNSREIPEYEIDAKELDFTNSIDITKGTFSMASWRGTQVAVKKLGDELFTDEDKVAAFRDELELLQKIRHPNVVQFLGAVTQSSPMMIVIEYLPKGDLKAYLKRKGALKPLIALKFAMDIARGMGYLHEIKPEPIIHRDLEPSNILLDDSGHLKVADFGVSELLKGTNAAKHKKLMNYQDTTSRRYVAPEVFKNEDYDTKVDVFSFALILQEMIEGCQPFATKDEKDVPSLYAEKRRPPFNAPSKSYPHGLKQLIEECWHETPSKRPSFRQIIVRLESIYNSINHNNHWKFQLLKCFGLTSMCKGDDSDTSSNNRSSRI; from the exons ATGGAAGGAAAGGGGAAAGTGAGGTTTACGTTAGGGAAACAGTCATCGATGGCGCCGGAGAGGGAATTGGAGTCGGATTCGGATGACGGAATGGAGGAGATTGATCCTAGGGTTAGGTTAATGTTTTTCGCGAGTGAGGGGGATTTGGAAGGGATTAAGAAGCTTATGAAGTCCGGAACGGATGTGAATTTTAGAGATATTGATAATCGGACGGCTTTGCATGTGGCGGCTTGCCAAGGGTTTACTGATGTTGCTGAGTTGTTGCTGGAAGGTGGTGCTGAAGTTGATCCTAAAGATAAATGGGGTAGTACG CCTCTTGCTGATGCAATCCATTACAAGAATCAAGGTGTGGTTAAACTTCTGGAGAAACATGGTGCCAAACATCTG ATGGCTCCCATGCATGTAAACAATTCTCGTGAAATTCCAGAATATGAAATAGATGCCAAAGAACTTGATTTCACAAACAGCATCGACATTACTAAG GGAACGTTTTCCATGGCTTCATGGCGTGGAACACAAGTTGCCGTTAAAAAGCTTGGGGATGAATTGTTTACCGATGAGGACAAAGT GGCGGCTTTTAGGGATGAACTTGAATTACTTCAAAAGATACGGCACCCGAATGTGGTTCAGTTTCTCGGGGCTGTAACTCAAAGTAGTCCAATGATGATTGTGATAGAATATTTACCAAAG GGTGATCTTAAGGCATATTTGAAAAGAAAAGGAGCACTAAAGCCGTTAATTGCGTTAAAATTTGCGATGGATATTGCCAG GGGGATGGGTTATTTGCATGAGATTAAGCCAGAACCAATCATTCACAGAGATCTTGAACCTTC AAATATTTTGCTGGATGATTCTGGGCATCTGAAAGTTGCAGACTTTGGAGTCAGCGAGTTACTGAAAGGAACAAATGCAGCCAAACATAAAAAGCTTATGAACTATCAAGATACTACCT CAAGGCGATATGTTGCTCCAGAGGTGTTCAAAAATGAAGACTACGACACCAAAGTGGATGTTTTCtcgtttgctttaattttgcaagAG ATGATTGAAGGCTGCCAACCGTTTGCTACAAAGGATGAAAAAGATGTCCCTTCATTGTACGCTGAAAAAAGACGTCCTCCTTTTAATGCTCCATCAAAGAGTTACCCCCATGGCCTTAAACA GTTGATTGAAGAATGTTGGCATGAGACTCCATCGAAAAGACCATCATTCAGGCAGATAATCGTGCGGTTGGAATCAATATACAATTCTATTAACCATAACAACCATTGGAAGTTCCAGCTGTTGAAATGTTTCGGGCTAACCAGCATGTGCAAAGGAGACGATTCTGATACAAGTAGTAACAACCGTTCATCGCGCATCTAA